Genomic window (Petrotoga miotherma DSM 10691):
CTGTCTATAATAATTTTTGTTCTAACCTTATCCCCTAAGTCATTGAGAGGAGTGATTCCGAAAGTAGCATCAATATTGCCTTTTGAAACAAAATTGAAAGTGTAACCTTGAATAACAGCCACGCTACCGACCAACGCTTCACTTCTGCTATCATTCTTCAAAACAGAGTAAATTGAGTAATTATACATTTGAGAGCTTTGTGAAAACGCAAAAATTTGAAACATCAAAACGAAGAGTATTAACAGATAGATATACTTTTTCATTTTTGATCAACCCCTTCTAAGGTTGGGGTAGCAGTTAAAAAAATCATCATCCGTTTGCTCTCATCAGTGTTTTGGTTATCACCGAATAAAAATCTAAGAAAAGGAAGATCTTTCAACAACGTTGTTCCCCCATTTTTTGAATAAAGTTGACTCAAATCTAAATCAGCAATTAGCAAAATTTCGTTGGGGTTTAAATTCACTTTAGTCTCCAACTCCGATTCTGAAAGTAAATAGCTATCTTTTGTAACTTCCATTAAGTTTGTTGTTTTTGTCTTAAAAGAAATTTGAAGTATTTGATTCATCATAGTTGGGGTCATTTCTATTTCTATTCCACTTTCAATATTTCTGAATTCGTTTCTGTAGGTAGTAAAAACGATACTCTCTAGATTCTTCAAACTTAATAACGCTGGCTCTCCTGGTAAAACGTTGACAACCTGTTTAGTAACTAAATTTGCGGTTTCGTTCTTTTCGTACATCTCTATTTCAGCCTCAAAAAGATCTTGTATAGAAAATCCAATTGCAGGACTCGTAAAAGAAAAACTGTTAATTATACCTTCTTGGTTTATGTTGAACACGTTGCCCTTTATCAAATCAGAGTACCTTTCATTTGTTTCAACGATATAAACGGTTAATTCAATATATGGTTCACTCTTATCCAACTTGTCAACCAGATCTTTTATATAATCTATTGTATTTTGTGGAGCGTACACGACTATTTGGTTAGTTTCTTCGTTAGTTTTTATGTATTGGAGTAGATTTTCGGGAATCAAATTTAAAAATTTTTCCACCGAAATATAATTCAAAGAAAACACTTGCATTTCAACTAAGTTCAAAAAATTATGACTTTGAGGATCAGCTAATCCCACAAAGTAAATATTTTCATCAATTCTTTTGTAAGAGTAGCCTCCGGGAAGTAGAAGTATATTCAACGCCTTTTCTAAATCCACTTCTACAAAGTCTGCTGTGACCAAGCCACTTACGTATTGATCGGTTAAAATTGTAACCCCTGTTTGAAGAGATATTTCATTCAGAGCTTCTATCAAATCGGTGTTATAGAAAGTTGCAGTCACTTTTGGTGCAGTAACTTCTTGAGAAAAGGCTAATAAACACATAAGTGATAAAATAACAAAAGAAATTGATCTTTTTAATATTTTTTTTATCACATTAACTCCCCCTCGAAGACTTTTAACCTCTGTTCGTTGTCATAAATAGTGAGGATGTATTTATAACCTTCCCCTTCTAAAATGGGTACTTCGCCAATCAACATCGTTTCTTGGCTAGGAACTAACCACTCTTGATTAGATGGAAGAAGATCGTAAACACCTATGCTCACACCATCATTGTCTAAAATACTCAAACTTCCTTTAGGGATTATGTATCTCTCCCCAGTATTTTTGATCAAGGCACTAAAAATTCCGCTACCTTCTATTTTTTCATAGTTTGAGCTCACTAACTCAACATCATAATTTACTTCGCCTATAATCGTTTCAACGTTGACTTTTTTCTGAGATAAAAATTCTCCCGATTCATCGTAGGCATTTAGAACGATTTTGCCGTAGTAAGCACCATTTTCGACTTCTTTTGGTACGTTTATTGAAAGTATAACTCTTGAAGTTCGTTGAGCATTAACTGTAAAAGATGACGGAGACCTCAAAGTGATCCATGATAGCAAGGATCTATCTTTAGGTAAACTCGAATATTCTTCTCCACCAACTTGCACAGTAACGTTTTGATTAGACATATTTTGTAAATTTATAACAAAGGTTTTTACACCGCCAGGATAAAGATCATAACTGAACTCCGTATTGTCTAATATAAGCGCAAGTTCTGTTGGAGGAGTGAAATTAAAACCTTCTTCAGGAACGTTTATATCGTATGTAAACACTCTTTGCCTGTTGGAGTAGTTAACAAAGAGGTTTACCTTGTAATCTCCAGGAGCTAACAGGTAGGTGGGTTTACCTGAAAATACAACTTTGTTCCCTTTTAATACTCTTTGGGTGGTTATATTGTTTTTTTCCAAGTAAGAAGATTTTAAGGGCAATCTTTCTATCATCTTACCATATTTATCTCTCAAAATGGCTTCAGCAGAAATTACTAGGTCATAACTTGAGCCATTAGAGATGGTAGCTTCGATTACTGGTTTGCCTTCTTCATCTGGAACGACCTTCACATCTTCAACTTCCACCCTTGTTATGACAGTTCCTTGTACATGAACTGTGATTCTTATAGCGTATCTAATAATTATTCCTATCGTTCCAGTAGTTTCAACTTCGGGGGTAATCATAAGGATAAAATTGTAAGTTCCAAAAGGAGCGTTTGAGGGGATATTGACACCGACTTCAACTGGTGTCGTTGATCGAGGGGAAACGGTAATGGAGTTTGGAAATTCGAT
Coding sequences:
- a CDS encoding type II secretion system protein GspD gives rise to the protein MIKKILKRSISFVILSLMCLLAFSQEVTAPKVTATFYNTDLIEALNEISLQTGVTILTDQYVSGLVTADFVEVDLEKALNILLLPGGYSYKRIDENIYFVGLADPQSHNFLNLVEMQVFSLNYISVEKFLNLIPENLLQYIKTNEETNQIVVYAPQNTIDYIKDLVDKLDKSEPYIELTVYIVETNERYSDLIKGNVFNINQEGIINSFSFTSPAIGFSIQDLFEAEIEMYEKNETANLVTKQVVNVLPGEPALLSLKNLESIVFTTYRNEFRNIESGIEIEMTPTMMNQILQISFKTKTTNLMEVTKDSYLLSESELETKVNLNPNEILLIADLDLSQLYSKNGGTTLLKDLPFLRFLFGDNQNTDESKRMMIFLTATPTLEGVDQK